A genomic segment from Actinomadura hallensis encodes:
- the argH gene encoding argininosuccinate lyase, translated as MTKAPTRLWGGRFEGGPSDALARLSVSVQFDWRLAPYDLMGSRAHARVLNRAGLLTDDELERMLGALDDLEEACRSGEFRPTVADEDVHTALERGLLERLGSLGGKLRAGRSRNDQVATDLRLYLRDHARQIVSRLVELETALITQAENNLGVAAPGMTHLQHAQPVLFSHQLLAHVQPLTRDIERLRDWDRRAAVSPLGSGALAGSSLPLDPQATAAELGFDSAAPNSMDAVADRDFVAEFLFAAALIGVHLSRLGEEICLWASQEFRWIEMDDTYATGSSIMPQKKNPDVAELARGKAGRLIGHLVGLLTTLKGLPLTYNRDLQEDKEGAFDAVETLLLVLPAMSGLIATMRVNTERLEATAPEGFALATDLAELLVRRGVPFRDAHEVVGHLVVWCQVNDKDFGDLTDEELSKVSPHLTPDVREVLNVQGALASRKAYGGTAPDRVREQIAALRTLVDEHAAWASDSDD; from the coding sequence GTGACGAAGGCACCGACGCGGCTGTGGGGCGGCCGGTTCGAGGGCGGCCCGTCTGACGCGCTCGCGCGGCTCTCGGTGAGCGTCCAGTTCGACTGGCGGCTCGCCCCCTACGACCTGATGGGCTCGCGGGCGCACGCCCGCGTCCTCAACCGGGCGGGGCTGCTCACCGACGACGAGCTGGAACGCATGCTCGGTGCCCTGGACGACCTCGAGGAGGCGTGCCGGTCCGGGGAGTTCCGGCCCACCGTCGCCGACGAGGACGTCCACACCGCGCTGGAGCGGGGCCTGCTGGAGCGGCTCGGCTCCCTCGGCGGCAAGCTCCGCGCCGGGCGCAGCCGCAACGACCAGGTCGCCACCGACCTGCGGCTCTACCTGCGCGACCACGCCCGCCAGATCGTGTCCCGGCTCGTCGAGCTGGAGACCGCGCTGATCACGCAGGCGGAGAACAACCTCGGCGTCGCCGCGCCCGGCATGACCCACCTCCAGCACGCGCAGCCGGTGCTGTTCTCCCACCAGCTCCTCGCGCACGTCCAGCCGCTCACCCGCGACATCGAGCGGCTGCGCGACTGGGACCGGCGCGCCGCGGTCTCGCCGCTCGGGTCCGGCGCCCTCGCCGGCTCCTCGCTGCCGCTGGACCCGCAGGCCACCGCCGCCGAGCTCGGCTTCGACTCCGCCGCGCCGAACTCGATGGACGCCGTCGCCGACCGCGACTTCGTCGCCGAGTTCCTCTTCGCCGCCGCGCTGATCGGCGTCCACCTGTCGCGCCTGGGGGAGGAGATCTGCCTCTGGGCGTCGCAGGAGTTCCGCTGGATCGAGATGGACGACACCTACGCCACGGGGTCGTCGATCATGCCGCAGAAGAAGAACCCCGACGTCGCCGAGCTGGCGCGCGGCAAGGCGGGCCGCCTCATCGGGCACCTCGTCGGGCTGCTCACCACCCTCAAGGGCCTCCCGCTCACCTACAACCGCGACCTCCAGGAGGACAAGGAGGGCGCGTTCGACGCGGTCGAGACGCTGCTGCTCGTCCTGCCCGCCATGTCCGGCCTCATCGCGACGATGCGGGTCAACACCGAGCGCCTGGAGGCCACCGCGCCGGAGGGTTTCGCCCTCGCCACCGACCTCGCCGAGCTGCTCGTCCGCCGGGGCGTGCCGTTCCGCGACGCCCACGAGGTCGTCGGCCATCTCGTCGTGTGGTGCCAGGTCAACGACAAGGACTTCGGCGACCTGACCGACGAGGAGCTGAGCAAGGTGTCGCCGCACCTGACGCCGGACGTGCGGGAGGTCCTCAACGTCCAGGGCGCCCTGGCGTCGCGGAAGGCGTACGGCGGCACCGCGCCCGACCGCGTCCGCGAGCAGATCGCTGCCCTGCGGACCCTGGTCGACGAGCACGCCGCCTGGGCCAGCGACTCCGACGACTGA
- a CDS encoding DNA-3-methyladenine glycosylase produces MSAEPLPRDFFDRPVEEVAPSLLGRVLRHRTPEGVVAVRLTEVEAYAGQRDPASHAYRGKTARNAVMFGPPGHVYVYFTYGMHFCMNLVCGPDGTAMAVLLRAGEVVEGMETAQARRPRSTVRDLARGPARLCQALGVAREQNGLDVCAPDGPLSIHAGEPADPGAIRTGPRTGVNGAKDVPWRFWIAGDPTVSPYRRHVPRQRKKIATTG; encoded by the coding sequence ATGAGCGCAGAGCCGCTGCCACGGGACTTCTTCGACCGCCCGGTCGAGGAGGTCGCGCCGTCGCTGCTCGGGCGCGTGCTCCGGCACCGCACGCCCGAGGGCGTCGTCGCGGTCCGGCTCACCGAGGTCGAGGCGTACGCGGGGCAGCGGGACCCCGCGTCCCACGCCTACCGAGGGAAGACCGCGCGCAACGCCGTGATGTTCGGGCCGCCCGGCCACGTCTACGTCTACTTCACCTACGGCATGCACTTCTGCATGAACCTCGTGTGCGGCCCGGACGGGACGGCGATGGCCGTGCTCCTCCGCGCCGGCGAGGTCGTCGAGGGGATGGAGACGGCGCAGGCGCGGCGCCCGCGCTCCACCGTCCGGGACCTGGCGCGGGGCCCCGCCCGGCTCTGCCAGGCGCTCGGCGTCGCCCGGGAGCAGAACGGCCTGGACGTGTGCGCCCCGGACGGTCCGCTGAGCATCCACGCCGGTGAACCGGCCGACCCCGGCGCCATCCGGACGGGCCCGCGCACCGGGGTGAACGGGGCCAAGGACGTTCCGTGGAGGTTCTGGATCGCCGGCGACCCGACCGTCTCCCCGTACCGGCGGCACGTCCCGAGGCAACGGAAGAAGATCGCGACGACGGGCTGA
- the tyrS gene encoding tyrosine--tRNA ligase — translation MTDILDDLAWRGLIAQSTDLDELRALLAAGPVTLYCGFDPTAPSLHLGNLIQILVLRRFQKAGHRPLGLVGGATGLIGDPSGKSAERALNSEETVAAWVERIHGQVSKFLDFHDGPTGAKMVSNLDWTGSMTAIEFLRDIGKHFPVNRMLARETVKARLESTGMSYTEFSYVLLQSLDFLELYRRYGCRLQTGGSDQWGNLTAGVDLIRRVEGGTAHALTTPLLTKADGSKFGKTAGGETYWLDPELTSPYAFYQFWINADDRDVENFLKVFSFRSREEIEDLVKQGVDRPAARVPQRALAEEMTTLVHGADETARVVAASRALFGQGALEELDERTLQAALAEVPRTEVPKGELPTVVDLLAASGLCKSKSEARRAIAQGGAYLNNAKVESEDAAPSAEDLLHGRFLVLRRGKRNVGGVEVTGS, via the coding sequence GTGACCGACATCCTGGACGATCTCGCGTGGCGCGGCCTGATCGCGCAGTCCACCGACCTGGACGAACTGCGGGCGCTGCTCGCCGCGGGACCGGTCACGCTGTATTGCGGGTTCGACCCGACGGCGCCCTCGCTGCACCTCGGCAACCTGATCCAGATCCTCGTCCTGCGCCGGTTCCAGAAGGCCGGCCACCGGCCGCTCGGCCTCGTCGGCGGCGCCACCGGGCTCATCGGCGACCCGAGCGGCAAGAGCGCCGAGCGCGCCCTGAACTCCGAGGAGACCGTCGCCGCCTGGGTCGAGCGCATCCACGGGCAGGTGTCGAAGTTCCTCGACTTCCACGACGGGCCGACGGGCGCGAAGATGGTCAGCAACCTCGACTGGACCGGCTCCATGACGGCCATCGAGTTCCTGCGCGACATCGGCAAGCACTTCCCGGTGAACCGGATGCTCGCCCGCGAGACCGTCAAGGCGCGCCTCGAGAGCACCGGCATGAGCTACACCGAGTTCAGCTACGTCCTCCTGCAGTCGTTGGACTTCCTGGAGCTGTACCGCAGGTACGGGTGCAGGCTGCAGACAGGAGGCAGCGACCAGTGGGGCAACCTCACCGCCGGCGTCGACCTGATCCGCCGCGTCGAGGGCGGCACCGCCCACGCGCTGACCACGCCGCTGCTCACCAAGGCGGACGGCTCCAAGTTCGGCAAGACCGCGGGCGGCGAGACGTACTGGCTCGACCCCGAGCTGACCTCGCCGTACGCCTTCTACCAGTTCTGGATCAACGCCGACGACCGGGACGTGGAGAACTTCCTCAAGGTCTTCAGCTTCCGTTCCCGCGAGGAGATCGAGGACCTGGTCAAGCAGGGCGTGGACCGGCCGGCCGCCCGCGTCCCGCAGCGCGCGCTCGCCGAGGAGATGACCACGCTCGTGCACGGCGCGGACGAGACCGCCCGTGTCGTGGCCGCCTCCCGCGCCCTGTTCGGCCAGGGCGCCCTTGAGGAGCTGGACGAGCGAACGTTGCAGGCCGCACTCGCCGAGGTGCCCCGCACGGAGGTGCCCAAGGGGGAGCTGCCGACCGTGGTGGACCTGCTGGCCGCCTCTGGGCTGTGCAAGAGCAAGTCCGAGGCGCGTCGGGCGATCGCGCAGGGCGGCGCCTACCTCAACAACGCCAAGGTCGAGTCGGAGGACGCGGCACCGTCCGCCGAGGACCTCCTCCACGGCCGCTTCCTCGTCCTGCGACGCGGCAAGCGCAACGTGGGCGGCGTCGAGGTGACCGGCTCCTGA
- a CDS encoding SAM-dependent methyltransferase, giving the protein MPLSPRLAAIVDALPIAPDLRILEVGCGTGAAAPAIAARLDTGHILAIDRSAKAVAQARSASAAEIASGRMSVRQCAVEDFEPAPGEGPFDLVFAVRVGALDGRHPEAGRKAMSRIAAAIAPGGRVFIDGGDPLREVPV; this is encoded by the coding sequence ATGCCGCTCTCACCTCGTCTCGCCGCGATCGTGGACGCGCTGCCGATAGCCCCTGATCTCCGCATCCTGGAGGTCGGGTGCGGAACGGGCGCCGCCGCTCCCGCGATCGCCGCCCGGCTCGACACCGGTCACATCCTCGCGATCGACCGGTCTGCGAAAGCGGTCGCGCAGGCGAGGTCCGCGTCCGCGGCCGAGATCGCTTCCGGGCGGATGAGCGTCCGGCAGTGCGCCGTCGAGGACTTCGAGCCGGCACCGGGCGAAGGCCCGTTCGACCTGGTGTTCGCCGTGCGGGTCGGTGCGCTCGACGGCCGCCATCCGGAGGCGGGACGCAAGGCGATGTCCCGCATCGCCGCGGCCATCGCCCCCGGCGGCCGCGTCTTCATCGACGGCGGCGACCCCCTGCGAGAGGTACCGGTCTGA
- a CDS encoding dihydrofolate reductase family protein: MGKVIYWMNTSIDGYIEDSSGALDFMHPDDDFQRAAADHVRRTAAFLFGRRLYEAMEKPWTQDLGGEGAPALEREFAQLYKDTPRYVFSDSLRTVPEHVTLVRRKDAFSEVERLKRETDGTLQLGGPELAVSMVDLIDEFCVYTSPVILGGGKPYLPVPEKVRLSLAEQRSFASGITFRRYKRS; this comes from the coding sequence ATGGGCAAGGTCATTTACTGGATGAACACGTCGATCGACGGCTATATCGAGGACTCCTCCGGCGCTCTGGACTTCATGCACCCTGACGACGATTTTCAGCGGGCGGCGGCCGACCACGTCCGCCGGACCGCCGCCTTCCTGTTCGGGCGGCGGCTGTACGAGGCGATGGAGAAGCCGTGGACGCAGGATCTCGGCGGGGAAGGCGCCCCGGCCTTGGAGCGGGAGTTCGCACAGCTCTACAAGGACACGCCCCGGTACGTCTTCTCCGACTCGCTGCGGACGGTCCCCGAACATGTCACGCTCGTCCGCCGCAAGGACGCATTCTCCGAGGTCGAGCGCCTCAAGCGGGAGACCGACGGCACTCTCCAGCTCGGGGGCCCGGAGCTGGCCGTTTCCATGGTGGACCTGATCGACGAATTCTGCGTCTACACGTCACCTGTCATCCTCGGCGGCGGCAAGCCGTACCTGCCCGTGCCGGAGAAAGTGCGGCTGAGCCTGGCCGAGCAACGTTCCTTCGCATCCGGGATCACTTTCCGGCGCTATAAGCGTTCCTGA
- a CDS encoding TetR/AcrR family transcriptional regulator translates to MTAQALPREPQQDRSRATRRRLLEAAIDCLASVGWAGTTVAVVAERAGVSRGAAQHHFRTREELVTAAVDYGSEVRMAQMRERLDALAGRRPSTLDVLTLLGEMYTSPLFRAALQLWVAASADEQLRRQVVPLEARVGREAHRLTIEALGVDESVPGVRETVQATLDLVRGLGLADLLTDDSARRNRLLKQWAKTLDQALGR, encoded by the coding sequence ATGACCGCCCAGGCACTCCCCCGTGAACCGCAGCAGGACCGCAGCCGCGCCACCCGGCGGCGCCTCCTGGAGGCCGCCATCGACTGCCTCGCGTCCGTCGGCTGGGCCGGGACGACGGTGGCGGTGGTCGCCGAACGCGCCGGCGTCTCCCGCGGGGCCGCGCAGCACCACTTCCGGACGCGCGAGGAGCTGGTGACGGCGGCGGTCGACTACGGCTCCGAAGTGCGGATGGCGCAGATGCGCGAACGTCTCGACGCGCTGGCCGGGCGCCGCCCGTCCACCCTCGACGTCCTCACGCTCCTCGGCGAGATGTACACCAGCCCGCTGTTCCGCGCCGCGCTGCAACTCTGGGTCGCCGCAAGCGCCGACGAACAGCTTCGCCGGCAGGTCGTGCCCCTGGAGGCCCGGGTGGGACGCGAGGCGCACCGCCTGACCATAGAGGCGCTCGGCGTGGACGAGAGCGTGCCCGGCGTCCGGGAGACCGTCCAGGCGACCCTCGACCTGGTCCGAGGTCTCGGCCTCGCCGACCTCCTCACCGACGACTCGGCCCGCCGCAACCGCCTGCTGAAGCAGTGGGCCAAGACGCTGGACCAAGCCCTGGGCCGCTGA
- a CDS encoding acyclic terpene utilization AtuA family protein, which yields MSQPLRVGNASGFYGDRFSAVREMLEGGPLDVLTGDYLAELTMLILGRGKMKDPDAGYAATFLRQMEECLGLAADKGVKVVTNAGGLNPRGLAERLRELAGRLGIEVRVAHVEGDDLLGRAEELGFADSRYGRPLTANAYLGAWGIAECLRRGADVVVTGRVTDASLVVGPAAAHFGWARDDWDALAGATVAGHVLECGAQATGGNYAFFEEIYNVKAPGFPVAEVRDDGSCVITKHEGTGGAVTVETVTAQLLYEIGGPHYAGPDVTTRFDTIELAPDGPDRVRISGVRGVPPPPTTKVCLNHLGGHRNEMTFVLTGLGIEAKAELAKRQLEAAFGDARPARVEWTLIGTAKPDPATQGEATALLRCAVLDPDPAKVGRAFSGAAVELGLAGYPGFTMTSPPGKGSPYGVYTPAYVPNETVEHVAVTHEGERVAIPPAPAVTPYGDAGTEAAAPEEPSPEEPSPEEAAALQEAAAGSDTVSAQSPPARGDQPTPSVHSAGQATGAESATVDDAARQAAVRRVPLGRVAGARSGDKGGDANIGVWARTDEQWRWLEPFLTVERFRELLPETRDHVVHRHVLPNLRAVNFVVEGLLQEGVSASTRFDPQGKALGEWLRSRHVDIPEALL from the coding sequence ATGAGCCAACCGCTGCGGGTCGGCAACGCCTCCGGGTTCTACGGGGACCGCTTCTCGGCCGTCCGGGAGATGCTGGAGGGCGGGCCGCTGGACGTCCTGACCGGCGACTATCTCGCCGAGCTGACGATGCTCATCCTGGGCCGCGGCAAGATGAAGGACCCGGACGCCGGGTACGCCGCCACGTTCTTGCGGCAGATGGAGGAGTGCCTCGGGCTCGCCGCGGACAAGGGCGTGAAGGTCGTCACGAACGCCGGCGGGCTCAACCCGCGCGGTCTCGCGGAACGGCTGCGCGAGCTGGCCGGGCGGCTCGGGATCGAGGTGCGCGTCGCCCACGTCGAGGGCGACGACCTGCTGGGGCGTGCGGAGGAGCTGGGGTTCGCCGACTCGCGCTACGGACGTCCGCTCACGGCCAACGCCTACCTGGGGGCGTGGGGGATCGCCGAGTGCCTTCGCCGCGGGGCGGACGTCGTGGTCACCGGCCGCGTCACGGACGCGTCCCTGGTGGTGGGGCCGGCCGCGGCGCACTTCGGGTGGGCGCGGGACGACTGGGACGCGCTGGCGGGGGCGACCGTCGCCGGGCACGTCCTGGAGTGCGGGGCCCAGGCCACGGGCGGCAACTACGCGTTCTTCGAAGAGATCTACAACGTAAAGGCGCCGGGTTTTCCGGTCGCGGAGGTCCGGGACGACGGCTCCTGTGTGATCACCAAGCACGAGGGGACGGGCGGCGCGGTCACCGTCGAGACCGTCACGGCACAGCTGCTGTACGAGATCGGCGGACCCCACTACGCCGGTCCGGACGTGACGACGCGCTTCGACACGATCGAGCTGGCGCCCGACGGGCCCGACCGGGTGCGGATCAGCGGTGTCAGGGGCGTCCCGCCGCCGCCGACGACCAAGGTCTGCCTGAACCATCTCGGCGGCCACCGCAACGAGATGACCTTCGTGCTGACGGGCCTCGGCATCGAGGCCAAGGCGGAACTCGCCAAAAGGCAGCTGGAGGCGGCGTTCGGCGATGCGCGGCCGGCCCGTGTGGAGTGGACGCTGATCGGTACCGCCAAGCCCGACCCCGCCACGCAGGGGGAGGCCACGGCGCTGCTGAGGTGCGCCGTCCTCGACCCTGACCCGGCGAAGGTCGGCCGGGCGTTCAGCGGTGCGGCCGTCGAACTGGGGCTCGCCGGCTATCCCGGCTTCACGATGACGTCCCCGCCGGGGAAGGGGAGCCCCTACGGCGTCTACACGCCCGCGTACGTCCCGAACGAGACCGTCGAGCACGTCGCGGTCACGCACGAGGGCGAGCGCGTCGCCATCCCGCCCGCGCCTGCCGTGACCCCGTACGGCGACGCGGGGACCGAAGCGGCGGCCCCAGAAGAGCCGTCCCCAGAAGAGCCGTCCCCAGAAGAGGCGGCGGCCCTACAAGAAGCGGCGGCAGGAAGCGACACGGTTTCCGCCCAGTCCCCGCCCGCCCGGGGGGACCAGCCCACTCCCAGTGTCCACTCCGCAGGTCAGGCCACGGGCGCAGAATCGGCGACTGTGGACGACGCCGCCCGGCAGGCCGCGGTCAGGCGGGTGCCGCTCGGGCGGGTCGCCGGGGCCCGCAGCGGGGACAAGGGCGGGGACGCCAACATCGGCGTCTGGGCCCGGACGGACGAGCAGTGGCGCTGGCTGGAGCCGTTCCTCACCGTCGAGCGGTTCCGTGAGCTGCTGCCCGAGACGCGCGACCACGTCGTGCACCGGCATGTGCTGCCCAACCTCCGCGCGGTCAACTTCGTCGTCGAAGGGCTGCTGCAGGAGGGCGTGTCGGCGTCGACCCGGTTCGACCCGCAGGGCAAGGCGCTCGGGGAGTGGCTGCGGTCCCGCCACGTCGACATCCCGGAGGCACTTCTGTGA
- a CDS encoding acyl-CoA carboxylase subunit beta — MRLKSTLDTRGPEYRERRAAMLEKLAALEAEHAKALAGGGEKYVERHRERGKMLARERIELLLDPDSPFLELSPLAAWGSDFPVGASVVTGIGVVEGVECVIVANDPTVRGGASNPWSVKKTFRAADIALENRLPLINLVESGGADLPTQKEIFIPGGRLFRDLTRLSAAGVPTIALVFGNSTAGGAYVPGMCDYVVMVKERAKVFLGGPPLVKMATGEEAGDEELGGAEMHARSSGLADYMAVDEADALRLGRQIVRNLNHRKLGPAPGPVEEPLYDAEELAGIVPEDLKIPFDPREVIARIADGSRFEEFKPLYGTSLVTGWARLHGYPIGILANAQGVLFSEESQKAAQFIQLANQSDTPLLFLHNTTGYMVGKEYEQAGIIKHGALMINAVANSRVPHLTVVMGASYGAGNYGMCGRAYDPRFLFTWPSAKSAVMGPQQLAGVLSIVARQAAEARGQAYDEEQDRAMREMVEKQIEQESLPFFLSGRLYDDGVIDPRDTRTVLGLCLSAVHNAPVRGADGFGVFRM; from the coding sequence GTGAGGCTCAAGAGCACGCTCGACACGCGCGGCCCCGAGTACCGGGAACGCCGCGCGGCCATGCTGGAGAAGCTGGCGGCCCTGGAGGCCGAGCACGCCAAGGCCCTCGCGGGCGGCGGCGAGAAGTACGTCGAGCGGCACCGCGAACGCGGGAAGATGCTCGCGCGGGAGCGGATCGAGCTGCTGCTCGACCCCGACTCGCCGTTCCTGGAGCTGAGCCCCCTCGCCGCGTGGGGCAGCGACTTCCCCGTCGGCGCGAGCGTCGTCACCGGCATCGGCGTCGTCGAGGGCGTGGAATGCGTGATCGTCGCGAACGACCCCACGGTGCGGGGCGGCGCCAGCAACCCGTGGTCGGTGAAGAAGACCTTCCGGGCGGCCGACATCGCCCTGGAGAACCGGCTCCCCCTGATCAACCTGGTCGAGTCGGGCGGCGCGGACCTGCCGACGCAGAAGGAGATCTTCATCCCGGGCGGGCGGCTCTTCCGCGACCTGACCCGGCTGTCGGCGGCGGGCGTCCCGACGATCGCGCTGGTGTTCGGCAACTCCACCGCGGGCGGCGCGTACGTCCCGGGCATGTGCGACTACGTCGTGATGGTCAAGGAGCGCGCGAAGGTGTTCCTCGGCGGCCCGCCGCTGGTGAAGATGGCGACGGGGGAGGAGGCCGGCGACGAGGAGCTCGGCGGCGCCGAGATGCACGCCCGCTCCTCGGGCCTCGCCGACTACATGGCCGTGGACGAGGCGGACGCGCTGCGCCTCGGCCGCCAGATCGTCCGGAACCTCAACCACCGCAAGCTCGGCCCCGCGCCCGGCCCGGTGGAGGAACCGCTGTACGACGCGGAGGAACTGGCCGGCATCGTCCCCGAGGACCTGAAGATCCCGTTCGACCCGCGCGAGGTCATCGCCCGGATCGCGGACGGCTCCCGCTTCGAGGAGTTCAAACCGCTGTACGGGACGAGCCTGGTCACCGGCTGGGCGCGCCTCCACGGCTACCCGATCGGGATCCTCGCCAACGCGCAGGGCGTCCTGTTCAGCGAGGAGTCGCAGAAGGCCGCGCAGTTCATCCAGCTGGCCAACCAGAGCGACACGCCGCTGCTGTTCCTGCACAACACGACCGGCTACATGGTCGGCAAGGAGTACGAGCAGGCCGGGATCATCAAACACGGCGCCCTGATGATCAACGCGGTGGCGAACAGCCGGGTGCCGCACCTCACGGTCGTGATGGGCGCCTCGTACGGGGCGGGCAACTACGGCATGTGCGGCCGGGCGTACGACCCGCGGTTCCTGTTCACGTGGCCGAGCGCGAAGTCGGCGGTGATGGGCCCGCAGCAGCTCGCCGGCGTCCTGTCGATCGTGGCGCGGCAGGCGGCGGAGGCCCGCGGCCAGGCCTACGACGAGGAGCAGGACCGCGCGATGCGGGAGATGGTCGAGAAACAGATCGAGCAGGAGTCGCTGCCGTTCTTCCTGTCGGGACGCCTGTACGACGACGGCGTGATCGACCCGCGGGACACCCGCACCGTCCTCGGCCTGTGCCTGTCCGCCGTCCACAACGCGCCCGTGCGCGGAGCCGACGGCTTCGGCGTCTTCCGGATGTGA
- a CDS encoding biotin carboxylase N-terminal domain-containing protein: MIKSVLVANRGEIARRVVRACRDLGIATVAVHSDADADAPHVREADVAGRLPGATPAETYLSAERLLAVARAAGADAVHPGYGFLSENAEFARAVTGAGLTWIGPPPEAIAAMGSKIEAKKLMAAADVPVLPELDPARVTAADFPLLVKASAGGGGRGMRVVRAPDELADAVAGARREAESAFGDPTVFCEPLLENARHIEVQIVADAHGGVWALGERECSIQRRHQKIVEEAPSPAVGPGLRAALCDAAANAARAIGYTGAGTVEFMLAPDGRFFFLEVNTRLQVEHPVTECVYGVDLVRLQIEIAEGARLPDAAPEPRGHAIEVRLYAEDPARDWRPGSGPLHTFEVPDVDAEFAVPASYGLRLDSGVESGGEIGVHYDPMLAKLIAWAPTRRAAARRLAAALRGARLHGPATNRELLVRVLEEPGFLDGDTDTGYLDRVGLDALAAPLAGEDAVRLSALAAALAAAAADRAAAKTLGGLPPGWRNVRSQPQRRTFEGPAGQIVVDYYLHRGELVSELCPGAALVTAAPDRVVLERDGLRETFTVVTAGDAVYVDSRLGPVEFRAVPRFTDPSSQIAPGSLLAPMPGTVLRVETEVGAEVADGQTLVVLEAMKMEHRIAAPSSGTVATLNVTAGQQVESGAVLAVIEGNPA, encoded by the coding sequence ATGATCAAATCTGTGCTGGTCGCCAACCGCGGTGAGATCGCCCGCCGGGTCGTGCGGGCCTGCCGGGACCTCGGCATCGCGACGGTCGCCGTCCACTCCGACGCGGACGCGGACGCGCCCCACGTCCGGGAGGCCGACGTCGCCGGGCGGCTGCCGGGGGCGACCCCGGCGGAGACGTACCTGTCGGCCGAGCGGCTCCTCGCCGTGGCCCGCGCCGCCGGAGCGGACGCCGTCCACCCGGGCTACGGGTTCCTGTCGGAGAACGCGGAGTTCGCACGGGCGGTGACCGGCGCCGGGCTGACCTGGATCGGCCCGCCGCCGGAGGCGATCGCCGCGATGGGCTCCAAGATCGAGGCGAAGAAGCTGATGGCCGCCGCGGACGTCCCGGTGCTGCCGGAGCTGGACCCCGCCCGCGTGACCGCCGCGGACTTCCCGCTGCTGGTGAAGGCGTCCGCGGGCGGAGGCGGGCGCGGCATGCGGGTCGTCCGGGCGCCGGACGAGCTGGCGGACGCCGTCGCGGGCGCCCGCCGCGAGGCCGAGTCGGCGTTCGGCGACCCGACCGTGTTCTGCGAGCCGCTGCTGGAGAACGCCCGCCACATCGAGGTGCAGATCGTCGCGGACGCGCACGGCGGCGTCTGGGCGCTCGGCGAGCGCGAATGCTCGATCCAGCGCCGCCACCAGAAGATCGTCGAGGAGGCGCCGTCGCCGGCGGTCGGTCCCGGGCTCCGCGCCGCGCTGTGCGACGCGGCGGCGAACGCGGCCCGCGCGATCGGGTACACGGGCGCGGGCACGGTCGAGTTTATGCTCGCCCCCGACGGGCGGTTCTTCTTCCTGGAGGTCAACACCCGCCTCCAGGTCGAGCACCCGGTCACCGAGTGCGTGTACGGGGTCGACCTCGTCCGCCTGCAGATCGAGATCGCCGAGGGGGCGCGGCTCCCGGACGCGGCGCCCGAGCCGCGCGGCCACGCCATCGAGGTCCGCCTGTACGCCGAGGACCCCGCCCGCGACTGGCGGCCCGGCAGCGGCCCCCTGCACACGTTCGAGGTGCCGGACGTCGACGCCGAGTTCGCCGTGCCCGCGTCCTACGGGCTGCGGCTCGACAGCGGGGTGGAGAGCGGCGGCGAGATCGGCGTCCACTACGACCCGATGCTCGCCAAGCTGATCGCGTGGGCGCCCACCCGGCGGGCCGCGGCCCGCCGCCTCGCGGCCGCCCTGCGCGGCGCCCGCCTCCACGGGCCCGCCACCAACCGCGAGCTGCTCGTGCGGGTGCTGGAGGAACCCGGCTTCCTGGACGGCGACACCGACACCGGCTACCTGGACCGGGTCGGCCTCGACGCCCTCGCCGCGCCGCTCGCCGGCGAGGACGCGGTCCGCCTGTCCGCCCTGGCCGCCGCGCTGGCCGCGGCCGCCGCGGACCGGGCGGCGGCGAAGACCCTCGGCGGGCTCCCGCCGGGCTGGCGCAACGTCCGGTCCCAGCCGCAGCGCAGGACGTTCGAGGGCCCCGCCGGCCAGATCGTCGTCGACTACTACCTGCACCGGGGGGAGCTGGTGTCGGAGCTGTGCCCCGGCGCCGCGCTGGTGACCGCCGCGCCGGACCGGGTCGTCCTGGAGCGCGACGGCCTCCGCGAGACGTTCACGGTGGTCACGGCGGGCGACGCGGTGTACGTCGACTCCCGCCTCGGCCCGGTGGAGTTCCGGGCCGTCCCCCGGTTCACCGACCCGAGCAGCCAGATCGCCCCCGGATCGCTCCTGGCGCCCATGCCGGGGACCGTGCTGCGCGTCGAGACCGAAGTCGGAGCGGAGGTCGCCGACGGGCAGACCCTCGTCGTCCTGGAGGCGATGAAGATGGAACACCGCATCGCGGCGCCGTCCTCGGGGACGGTCGCGACACTGAACGTCACGGCGGGACAGCAGGTCGAGTCCGGCGCCGTCCTCGCCGTCATCGAAGGGAACCCCGCATGA